TACAGAGCATTGCACGACACTTCTCGCAAACATGAAAGTTTATCTCTGCAGGGAAGTAACAGCAGTTTTTCCACGACATCTGGACGATGGTCGTCTTTCGATGGACGTGAAATTATTGCTATCTATTTAAGCACACAAGTTAGCGTTTTTTCAGTGTAAACTTATTGCCAAGAGTTGTTATTCTTTTCAGTATGTCATTTTTGCACAATAATTTGTACACAACACAATAATAATACACAATTTCTAAGCTTGTTTATATAAGCAAATGTAAAAAAcgttatagaaataaaatcaGTGACACTGAATGGTGAAcacatatatatgtatatatacagtacctAAAAGACAATGAATGATGCAGCAATGTTAACCACATACCTTGAATTACCCCTGAAAAGCGGGGTATGTATCGTCTTAGGCTCTTTTGAAAGTCTTGATGATTAACCACATAAATTGTTCCGTTCACAGCGGTTGACATTTTGGCTATACATGCTGCAAGGGATGCAAATAAGTGTGGAACGTGCTAAAATTAACAAgaatttagttaaattttcaTTGGTATAGGATTTAATACCGTAAAATAGTTAACCGTTTTTTATAATGTGTTAGTTATCCGACTTCTACGAACTCCTTGTAATTGAAACACAAATTGATGGCAAAAATACGAATTAAAACCATGATATCACCAAAACTTAATTCGTAAATCGTAATAAATTCTCATAGTTTTGGTATAcgtaaaaaattactttaccACGTTTGTGAACACCATTAAAAGCGACATTGTGGAATAAGGTGCCCAAGAGACAACAAAGCACGCGACACTGATTACGCAAATTTTCGCCAAGCGTCTCTCCCtccttttgaaaataattctGTGACGTTCCACCATGCTGATTTGTTCAAGGTCACATCGACTGGTCTCGCACACTTTCATAGTTCCAACGTAAGAACAGATAATAATTGTGCACGGTACTATAAATATACATATAACTGTAAATTAACTGTTTTTGCCATTtcgcagtacacctgaagaagcaagcttatgtttgcgaaagctcgtgtagaaaaatataaataaagttaaccttcacaGTGCCAAAGtatattctgtttttattttactgtaaattaaCTGTTTCGATGCATATAAACTCTATTTTTGGTGTGAATGCTAAACTTCAGACATATACCTACCAAAAAATTCAACTACGTTGATAGAAACCACAAAAAGTAAATTCACGGTATCTTTTTCAATATAGTTAAAGGTACAGCTGACACCAATCCCTTCCAACATAAAGCGTCCGAATCCAAATAAAGGTAATGCCGCAATCAAAGCTCTAAAGGAAGACGTTCGAATCTGTGTAGGTTATTAGGTTTACATCGAAAATCGACCAcattgaaatgaaaaaattagatATAATTAATTCTTCCTATACATTTTGGATTAATTCTCCCATTAAAGCCCAGAAAAGAAATTGTCTGTTTAATATCTAACCTGCAATGGCTTAACGGTACC
The Clavelina lepadiformis chromosome 4, kaClaLepa1.1, whole genome shotgun sequence DNA segment above includes these coding regions:
- the LOC143452243 gene encoding rhodopsin, GQ-coupled-like; amino-acid sequence: MCSSVLPFVVHSSVNRGWKLGVHGCKVDGFLGGFFAFLQLNTLCEIAIQRYLGVKSLNANAKRRAGLYRLALVWAISALIAALPLFGFGRFMLEGIGVSCTFNYIEKDTVNLLFVVSINVVEFFVPCTIIICSYVGTMKVCETSRCDLEQISMVERHRIIFKRRERRLAKICVISVACFVVSWAPYSTMSLLMVFTNVHVPHLFASLAACIAKMSTAVNGTIYVVNHQDFQKSLRRYIPRFSGVIQDSNNFTSIERRPSSRCRGKTAVTSLQR